In one Colletotrichum destructivum chromosome 2, complete sequence genomic region, the following are encoded:
- a CDS encoding Putative maoC-like dehydratase domain, HotDog domain superfamily, with translation MILEAEQLLVDSKTDTVYTKMTSTAFGIGQGGYDGPRGPSKPAVKPPDRRPDAVHTVKTTPEAALLYRLCGDYNPLHADDAFGQRAGFKGAILQGLGTWNMAAHGLLRELGGSHPGRLKSFGARFKSVVYPGDTLETRMWVVESRGGVDDVVFETVVKDDERVALSNGHAQILQPNSRL, from the exons ATGATTCTGGAGGCCGAACAGCTCTTGGTCGACAGCAAGACGGACACAGTGTACACCAAGATGACATCAACCGCCTTCGGCATCGGACAGGGCGGCTACGACGGCCCCCGCGGCCCCTCGAAGCCGGCCGTGAAGCCGCCAGATCGCCGCCCGGATGCCGTGCACACCGTCAAGACGACCCCAGAGGCGGCGCTCCTCTACCGTCTCTGCGGCGACTACAACCCGCtgcacgccgacgacgcctttGGACAGCGCGCCGGGTTCAAGGGGGCGATCCTCCAGGGCCTCGGGACCTGGAACATGGCCGCGCATGGCCTGCTGCGGGAGCTGGGCGGTAGCCACCCCGGCCGGCTCAAGTCGTTCGGCGCCAGGTTCAAGAGCGTCGTGTATCCCGGCGACACCCTCGAGACGCGCATGTGGGTGGTCGAAAGCCGAGGAGGggtggacgacgtcgtcttcgagacggttgtcaaggacgacgagaggGTTGCGCT ATCGAACGGTCATGCTCAGATCCTGCAGCCAAATTCAAGGTTGTAG
- a CDS encoding Putative enoyl-CoA hydratase/isomerase, ClpP/crotonase-like domain superfamily has product MATPRTRNPVPPWIQNPYPHVEHSLITFPRKHILLVTINRPDRMNCLPVEATIELGALWKWYDAEPELRCAVFTGAGNKAFCAGMDLKQRLDIIKTNDVAYEYPSGQFAGMSNRTGRKPIIVACNGHAHGGGFEAILNADVIFASPNATFRLPEVLRGVSALAGALPRCMVLFGNHRTMDLILTGRTMSVEEAREWGLVKEIVPQEKLLTRALDYADQIAALSPDSVIISRLAAREAWETGVSRATMRGQELWAEAMLRSKNAEEGLAAYREKRSPKWFPSHL; this is encoded by the exons atggcgacgcccAGAACCAGGAACCCCGTTCCTCCATGGATACAAAACCCGTATCCGCACGTCGAGCACAGCCTGATAACGTTTCCTCGAAAgcacatcctcctcgtcacgATCAACCGGCCCGACCGCATGAACTGTCTACCCGTCGAAGCGACCATCGAACTCGGCGCGCTGTGGAAGTGGTACGACGCCGAACCGGAACTGCGGTGCGCCGTCTTCACGGGAGCGGGGAACAAGGCATTTTGCGCGGGCATGGACCTGAAGCAAAGGCTGGACATCATCAAGACGAACGACGTGGCGTACGAGTACCCCTCTGGGCAGTTTGCCGGCATGAGCAACAGAACGGGGAGAAAGCCCATCATCGTGGCATGTAATGGTCACGCACACG gcggcggcttcgaggcGATCCTCAACGCGGACGTGATATTCGCATCCCCGAACGCTACCTTCCGACTTCCCGAGGTGCTCCGTGGGGTCTCTGCTCTCGCGGGCGCGCTGCCCCGGTGCATGGTGCTCTTTGGCAACCACCGGACGATGGACCTGATTCTCACCGGCCGCACCATGTCCGTGGAAGAGGCGAGGGAGTGGGGGCTGGTGAAGGAGATCGTGCCGCAAGAGAAGCTGCTTACGAGGGCCCTGGACTACGCGGATCAGATTGCCGCGCTGAGTCCCGACAGCGTCATCATCTCGCGGTTGGCCGCGCGGGAGGCGTGGGAGACGGGCGTCAGTAGGGCGACGATGCGCGGCCAGGAGTTGTGGGCCGAGGCGATGCTTCGGAGCAAGAACGCAGAAGAAGGTCTCGCTGCATATCGTGAGAAGAGGAGTCCTAAGTGGTTTCCATCACATCTATAG